The DNA window TGATTACTCAGAGGGGGATACTTAAGTATGTTGCTTACAGTTTAACGTGTTGTCATTTTAGGGCTAACTGTTAGAACCGCGAAAATGCCAAGATGTTGTTCTGTTGTTTTTACATGATGTATTCGTATGATAAACAGCCTGAACCATTAGGATGGGGCTAACAAGGTAAACGGGAGTACCGAGAACAAAGAACATCATTAGCTGTTTGGTGATGTGACATGTTGGACATGTTGGGTAGTAAACATTTAGAGAAAGTGAAACGGAGGAGGACAGGCAGGAAGTTAGAGGACCCCTCCGGAGGTTTTAGGGTAAGACAAAACCACTATGACAGCACAGTTGTGGTAGTACTATATAACATCGAGAAAAGCTTGTGTATAAACCTCGGATGTCTCTTCGATATAGGTTATGTTGGTTTTGACGCCCAACGGCCAAATAATGTGTAGCTTGTCCTTGTTCAGTTGCAACAAGAAGACAATCAAAACGAACAGGGCGTTGGCCATGAAAAACGCAAAGACCGACTTGTTTCGCAGCTCAATCAGGTCGGAGGCAATGCGGGCCTTCATTTCGATTCAGTTCGGATTCAGTTCGggttcagattcagattcagattcagatcgTGGCGCCAAAGAAAgaaatataccaaaaaaagAGTTGTGTTAGTTCGGCGTGAAAGCGGCAATTACCTCCTGGGTGGACTCGTCGTAGGTGATGTTCGTCCGCACTCCGAAGGGCCACTTCACGTGGATGTTGTCCTTGTTCAGCTGCAGCAGGAACACGATCAGCACGAACAGCGCGTTGATCATGAAGAACGCGAACACCGACGAGTCGCGCAGCTCCTTGAGATCCTTGGCTATGCGGGCCTACAAGAGCGTTATCCGATCCGGCGATGGGGGTTAAGTTATGTTCGGTTTTTTTCGGGATGAGGGCTTTTCCGGGGAAAATACTCACAGCGAACCATTAGGCTGGCTTCGGCGGGCCGAAGTTTAAGTACTCTACCATACTACATATCTATATGGATCCAGTTGACTAGATCTAGTAAGCGTTTATTATCTAGAAATTAAGTTTATAATCGAACTCAATCTAATCTGAATCAATCTAACTGTCAATAATAATCTAAGCCTTTGCTTTTAAGCAAATTTAAGTCATATTTTGTAAGGTAGATTTGTGATCTGGATAATTGATAAATTTATCTTACTGTGCTATCTTTGACGTTACTGAACGAAGTTGGAAAACCGACTATAGCTTAAGATAATATATACTTTCAACATAAATTAACAACAAAGTATGTTAAGTTTAAGATTAATAGCATATGGGCGTATATTACCTGCTCCACGGGATCATTGTCGATGGGGTAGAGATACTGGTCGATGAGATCCTTCCAGAACTGGATCTCGGTGCTGGAGAGGAAGTCGACCTCGCCCTTACGCACATCCGGGTCTTCGATCCAGTAGGGATTGGTTAGAAAGTCTCGCTCCTGCTTTGGCTCCGCCGAAGTGTCTGAGTCCGACTCGTCCGATTCATCGCCTGACTTCTCCGCCACCGAGGTCAGCAGGTGGTGATCCTTGGAGCCACTGGATGTGGTTCTCCTCCTGCCATGTCGGGAGGCATGGTGACCGTGAGGATCCACGGCACTCTCTATGGTGTCCATTCGATGTTTGATCGTATCCAGCGATTCGGCGATGGAGGTcagctgctgcttctcgtcggaGGTTTTTCCGTGGGTGCAGAATATGCAGCGGAAGAGTCCAGCGAGTGAGAACTCCACGGAGCCCTCCTCGTCGCCATTGTCCCCGATTCCACTCTGAAGGAAGCTCAGCATGCTCTTCTGCTTCACCCTCTTCTTGGCCTCCTCAGCGGCCTTCTTCTCCGCCTCCAGTTCCTTTTTGGTCTTCTTAGCCACCACCTCGCGGGTGCCCCAGGAGACGACGTTCAGGTTGATGATCGAGTACAAGATGAGCAGCAGGTACATGGACGGAATGGAGAGCAAATAGATTAGGCCGCATGTAATGCACCAGAACTCTTGTGGATGCAAACATGCGGCTATGAAGAATGAGCCCACCATGGATATCAGGAAAATGGCCGAAGGGGAGCCTATTCCGTCCTCTCCCAACTGCAAGGCCGTACCTACTATCACAGCCATCATGATCAGGGCATATGCCGTCGAAAGGACTTGGGCCACGAACAACTGGATGTTCGATTTGCAGGTGAAGCAGATAAACATGAAGGCCAGGATCGGCACTATGTTGTAGTGGAAGGAGGTCCAGTTGTCGATGCGGAAGGCTGCCACGAAAGCACCCACCAACATAAGGAAAATGGTTCCGGGTCCCAGGATGGTGCCGCCCATCAACATCATCTGGTAGAAGATGTACAGCAGCGAAATGTTGTCGTTGATCTTGATCGTGCGCTTCGCATCCGCCAGCAGATCCATGATGTTGGCTATGGTCGAGGGCACCCATCTGCGCCGCTGGTTGTAGAACTCATTGAATCCCTCGGGACAGTGGGTGTACGCATCACTGGCAGCCGAGTACTCCACGCGGTATCCCCTCTGGAGGAGCAATGTGCACAACCACCGATCCTCGCCCTGATCGTACTGCACGTAGTGACGAGCCTCATCCGACCGCGTCGTGTATTTCTTCATCACATTGTCATCCATGAGGGCCTTGCCCCTGAACAGGGAGAAGCATCCAGGTGAACAGAGCACGCAGCCAATCATGTGCTCCGTGGCCTTTTGCAGCCAATGACCGATGGCGTACTCGAACAGCTGGTACCACACCATGGGTCCCGATCCCACGGGATGAATGCGACCGCAGGCGGCACCCAGGTTCTTGTTCTTCTTCATCAGATCCACCAGTAGGGTCACCGCATTCGGCTTGAAGTCAATGTCTCCGTCCAGGGTCAGAAGGTAGGTGTTCTCCGCAATCGCATCCTTGCGATCCACCGAAATGGGCAGCTCCATTAGGCGATGTCCCAGCAGGTAGTACATGTACATGACCTGAGACCAACGTTTCCTGTGACGAATACGGTCCTTGTCCTTTAAGTGCGTAATGAACTTGGTCTTTCCCGGAAGGGTCCACACCAGGCGGCCTCCGTACGGAGTGGGATACTTCTTGGGGGGACGCAGTCTGATCGTGGTCTGATGGATTTCGGAAGCAGCTTCGTCCATGGTGGCTATTAGGAGCTTGACGAATCGATTGCACTGGATATCATCGTCGCTGTGATCGGAGATTTCGAAGGCGTCATCGAAGAAGATGTGGGCTGCAAAAAGAATTGTTGGTGATTGACCTCCAACTGGataatctatctatctatcttaCTCACTCTCAAATTCGTAATAGTCCGGATCGAGAACCCTGAGATACTTTTGAGCCACGCGACGAGCACACTGGTCCTCGTCCATTCGCATGATACTCTTCAAGAACTCTATCATCTCGTCCTTCGTCTCGTGCCACATGGTCGCGCAGGAGTAGATTCGTGTGATGTTGTCGGAGGACTTAATCGATGGCTTGTTGGGTGCCGAGGAGCGATCCGTGTGCACAGAAATGGTCTCGTAGTACTCATCACCCTTTTCCTTTTCGATCTCCGAGAGATCCTGTAAAAGAGAAGTTATGTATCTTTCAAGATTCCATGTCGAACACTTACCTCTGTTTTCACATCTGCCTGGTCATCGCGCCTTCGGTTGAGGGCCATCGACTGATCGATTAGTAGAGAGGAGTACATGGGCTGGACAAACAGCTTCTCGGTGGTGGCCAAACGCTCGCACTTCGGCGTCCAGATGTGCAGTGCTATCCAGGTCTGACTGAGCAGCCAAAGGATCCAGGCCCACGCCATTTGCTCGGTGACAAAGTTGTTGAACCGGAAGTTCGAGGGGCTCGTAAAGAACAGGTAGTCCGGAATGGTGTCATGGAAGAAGCAGGGATCGTCGATCCGGATTCCACAGGCTGCGATCAGGAACGTTACAGAGAGCGGAACAGTTAGACTGACGGGAAACGCGTAGCTGAATCCCTGTATGAGGATCTTGCAGGCGAACTTTCCGAAGATGTAGCACAAGTAGGCGCCGAAAATCTGAAGGAGCAGCACATACACCACCGTATTGTAGGCGGCATCTACATCCACGGTGTCAATGTTGGCCGATTCCAGGGTATCTGGAAGTACACCGCCCAGTCCCGCTGGCAGTTCGTAGACTATGATCTTGTGGGGTCCAAAGGCATCTCCGTACATGGCAAACAGATTGCCGGGCTCCTCGCCTTGCGCCCAGTAGATGAGCAGTGTGACGGTGAAGAAAAGCAGGATCTTCCAGATGGATAGGAATATGTGGCAGAAGTAGCGAGTGTAC is part of the Drosophila sechellia strain sech25 chromosome 3R, ASM438219v1, whole genome shotgun sequence genome and encodes:
- the LOC6613934 gene encoding chitin synthase chs-2 isoform X4; this translates as MSAMRHRPMAPPGQGAGAGTAGEHGDSDDNNFTDDESSPLTHDIYGGSQRTIQETKGWDVFRDPPIKIETGSTANQECLELTVKILKIFAYVITFIIVLTGGVIAKGTMLFMTSQVRKDKKMEYCNKDLGRDKSFVVRLPEEERVAWIWALLIAYALPEIGALIRSARICFFKTFKVPKTGHFLFVWLMESLSAVGMALLMFVVLPQIDAIQGAMLTNCLCVVPGIFGLLSRTSKEGKRFVKVIIDLAAVAAQVTGLVIWPLLENRRELWVIPVACVMISCGWWENYVSPQSPLGLVRALGRIKEEMKYTRYFCHIFLSIWKILLFFTVTLLIYWAQGEEPGNLFAMYGDAFGPHKIIVYELPAGLGGVLPDTLESANIDTVDVDAAYNTVVYVLLLQIFGAYLCYIFGKFACKILIQGFSYAFPVSLTVPLSVTFLIAACGIRIDDPCFFHDTIPDYLFFTSPSNFRFNNFVTEQMAWAWILWLLSQTWIALHIWTPKCERLATTEKLFVQPMYSSLLIDQSMALNRRRDDQADVKTEDLSEIEKEKGDEYYETISVHTDRSSAPNKPSIKSSDNITRIYSCATMWHETKDEMIEFLKSIMRMDEDQCARRVAQKYLRVLDPDYYEFETHIFFDDAFEISDHSDDDIQCNRFVKLLIATMDEAASEIHQTTIRLRPPKKYPTPYGGRLVWTLPGKTKFITHLKDKDRIRHRKRWSQVMYMYYLLGHRLMELPISVDRKDAIAENTYLLTLDGDIDFKPNAVTLLVDLMKKNKNLGAACGRIHPVGSGPMVWYQLFEYAIGHWLQKATEHMIGCVLCSPGCFSLFRGKALMDDNVMKKYTTRSDEARHYVQYDQGEDRWLCTLLLQRGYRVEYSAASDAYTHCPEGFNEFYNQRRRWVPSTIANIMDLLADAKRTIKINDNISLLYIFYQMMLMGGTILGPGTIFLMLVGAFVAAFRIDNWTSFHYNIVPILAFMFICFTCKSNIQLFVAQVLSTAYALIMMAVIVGTALQLGEDGIGSPSAIFLISMVGSFFIAACLHPQEFWCITCGLIYLLSIPSMYLLLILYSIINLNVVSWGTREVVAKKTKKELEAEKKAAEEAKKRVKQKSMLSFLQSGIGDNGDEEGSVEFSLAGLFRCIFCTHGKTSDEKQQLTSIAESLDTIKHRMDTIESAVDPHGHHASRHGRRRTTSSGSKDHHLLTSVAEKSGDESDESDSDTSAEPKQERDFLTNPYWIEDPDVRKGEVDFLSSTEIQFWKDLIDQYLYPIDNDPVEQARIASDLIELRNKSVFAFFMANALFVLIVFLLQLNKDKLHIIWPLGVKTNITYIEETSEVHISKEYLQLEPIGLVFVFFFALILIIQFTAMLFHRFGTISHILASTELNFCKKKSEDLTQDQLIDKHAVEIVKNLQRLQGIDGDYDNDSGSGPDRIARRKTIQNLEKARQPRRQIGTLDVAFKKRFLKLTADAENNPATPILTRRLTMRAETIRALEVRKNSVMAERRKSAMQTLGAKNEYGITTGAPINNNGALPNQRSGRVSNAGISIKDVFNVNGGAAEIYGSNGGGTINQGYEHVIDEDADGNSLRLTTRNPHPHPHHQVSWGQNTNGGGGNGTGRL
- the LOC6613934 gene encoding chitin synthase chs-2 isoform X2 produces the protein MSAMRHRPMAPPGQGAGAGTAGEHGDSDDNNFTDDESSPLTHDIYGGSQRTIQETKGWDVFRDPPIKIETGSTANQECLELTVKILKIFAYVITFIIVLTGGVIAKGTMLFMTSQVRKDKKMEYCNKDLGRDKSFVVRLPEEERVAWIWALLIAYALPEIGALIRSARICFFKTFKVPKTGHFLFVWLMESLSAVGMALLMFVVLPQIDAIQGAMLTNCLCVVPGIFGLLSRTSKEGKRFVKVIIDLAAVAAQVTGLVIWPLLENRRELWVIPVACVMISCGWWENYVSPQSPLGLVRALGRIKEEMKYTRYFCHIFLSIWKILLFFTVTLLIYWAQGEEPGNLFAMYGDAFGPHKIIVYELPAGLGGVLPDTLESANIDTVDVDAAYNTVVYVLLLQIFGAYLCYIFGKFACKILIQGFSYAFPVSLTVPLSVTFLIAACGIRIDDPCFFHDTIPDYLFFTSPSNFRFNNFVTEQMAWAWILWLLSQTWIALHIWTPKCERLATTEKLFVQPMYSSLLIDQSMALNRRRDDQADVKTEDLSEIEKEKGDEYYETISVHTDRSSAPNKPSIKSSDNITRIYSCATMWHETKDEMIEFLKSIMRMDEDQCARRVAQKYLRVLDPDYYEFETHIFFDDAFEISDHSDDDIQCNRFVKLLIATMDEAASEIHQTTIRLRPPKKYPTPYGGRLVWTLPGKTKFITHLKDKDRIRHRKRWSQVMYMYYLLGHRLMELPISVDRKDAIAENTYLLTLDGDIDFKPNAVTLLVDLMKKNKNLGAACGRIHPVGSGPMVWYQLFEYAIGHWLQKATEHMIGCVLCSPGCFSLFRGKALMDDNVMKKYTTRSDEARHYVQYDQGEDRWLCTLLLQRGYRVEYSAASDAYTHCPEGFNEFYNQRRRWVPSTIANIMDLLADAKRTIKINDNISLLYIFYQMMLMGGTILGPGTIFLMLVGAFVAAFRIDNWTSFHYNIVPILAFMFICFTCKSNIQLFVAQVLSTAYALIMMAVIVGTALQLGEDGIGSPSAIFLISMVGSFFIAACLHPQEFWCITCGLIYLLSIPSMYLLLILYSIINLNVVSWGTREVVAKKTKKELEAEKKAAEEAKKRVKQKSMLSFLQSGIGDNGDEEGSVEFSLAGLFRCIFCTHGKTSDEKQQLTSIAESLDTIKHRMDTIESAVDPHGHHASRHGRRRTTSSGSKDHHLLTSVAEKSGDESDESDSDTSAEPKQERDFLTNPYWIEDPDVRKGEVDFLSSTEIQFWKDLIDQYLYPIDNDPVEQARIASDLIELRNKSVFAFFMANALFVLIVFLLQLNKDKLHIIWPLGVKTNITYIEETSEVHISKEYLQLEPIGLVFVFFFALILIIQFTAMLFHRFGTISHILASTELNFCKKKSEDLTQDQLIDKHAVEIVKNLQRLQGIDGDYDNDSGSGPDRIARRKTIQNLEKARQPRRQIGTLDVAFKKRFLKLTADAENNPATPILTRRLTMRAETIRALEVRKNSVMAERRKSAMQTLGAKNEYGITTGAPINNNGALPNQRSGRVSNAGISIKDVFNVNGGAAEQIYGSNGGGTINQGYEHVIDEDADGNSLRLTTRNPHPHPHHQVSWGQNTNGGGGNGTGRL
- the LOC6613934 gene encoding chitin synthase chs-2 isoform X1, whose amino-acid sequence is MSAMRHRPMAPPGQGAGAGTAGEHGDSDDNNFTDDESSPLTHDIYGGSQRTIQETKGWDVFRDPPIKIETGSTANQECLELTVKILKIFAYVITFIIVLTGGVIAKGTMLFMTSQVRKDKKMEYCNKDLGRDKSFVVRLPEEERVAWIWALLIAYALPEIGALIRSARICFFKTFKVPKTGHFLFVWLMESLSAVGMALLMFVVLPQIDAIQGAMLTNCLCVVPGIFGLLSRTSKEGKRFVKVIIDLAAVAAQVTGLVIWPLLENRRELWVIPVACVMISCGWWENYVSPQSPLGLVRALGRIKEEMKYTRYFCHIFLSIWKILLFFTVTLLIYWAQGEEPGNLFAMYGDAFGPHKIIVYELPAGLGGVLPDTLESANIDTVDVDAAYNTVVYVLLLQIFGAYLCYIFGKFACKILIQGFSYAFPVSLTVPLSVTFLIAACGIRIDDPCFFHDTIPDYLFFTSPSNFRFNNFVTEQMAWAWILWLLSQTWIALHIWTPKCERLATTEKLFVQPMYSSLLIDQSMALNRRRDDQADVKTEDLSEIEKEKGDEYYETISVHTDRSSAPNKPSIKSSDNITRIYSCATMWHETKDEMIEFLKSIMRMDEDQCARRVAQKYLRVLDPDYYEFETHIFFDDAFEISDHSDDDIQCNRFVKLLIATMDEAASEIHQTTIRLRPPKKYPTPYGGRLVWTLPGKTKFITHLKDKDRIRHRKRWSQVMYMYYLLGHRLMELPISVDRKDAIAENTYLLTLDGDIDFKPNAVTLLVDLMKKNKNLGAACGRIHPVGSGPMVWYQLFEYAIGHWLQKATEHMIGCVLCSPGCFSLFRGKALMDDNVMKKYTTRSDEARHYVQYDQGEDRWLCTLLLQRGYRVEYSAASDAYTHCPEGFNEFYNQRRRWVPSTIANIMDLLADAKRTIKINDNISLLYIFYQMMLMGGTILGPGTIFLMLVGAFVAAFRIDNWTSFHYNIVPILAFMFICFTCKSNIQLFVAQVLSTAYALIMMAVIVGTALQLGEDGIGSPSAIFLISMVGSFFIAACLHPQEFWCITCGLIYLLSIPSMYLLLILYSIINLNVVSWGTREVVAKKTKKELEAEKKAAEEAKKRVKQKSMLSFLQSGIGDNGDEEGSVEFSLAGLFRCIFCTHGKTSDEKQQLTSIAESLDTIKHRMDTIESAVDPHGHHASRHGRRRTTSSGSKDHHLLTSVAEKSGDESDESDSDTSAEPKQERDFLTNPYWIEDPDVRKGEVDFLSSTEIQFWKDLIDQYLYPIDNDPVEQARIAKDLKELRDSSVFAFFMINALFVLIVFLLQLNKDNIHVKWPFGVRTNITYDESTQEVHISKEYLQLEPIGLVFVFFFALILIIQFTAMLFHRFGTISHILASTELNFCKKKSEDLTQDQLIDKHAVEIVKNLQRLQGIDGDYDNDSGSGPDRIARRKTIQNLEKARQPRRQIGTLDVAFKKRFLKLTADAENNPATPILTRRLTMRAETIRALEVRKNSVMAERRKSAMQTLGAKNEYGITTGAPINNNGALPNQRSGRVSNAGISIKDVFNVNGGAAEQIYGSNGGGTINQGYEHVIDEDADGNSLRLTTRNPHPHPHHQVSWGQNTNGGGGNGTGRL
- the LOC6613934 gene encoding chitin synthase chs-2 isoform X3 — protein: MSAMRHRPMAPPGQGAGAGTAGEHGDSDDNNFTDDESSPLTHDIYGGSQRTIQETKGWDVFRDPPIKIETGSTANQECLELTVKILKIFAYVITFIIVLTGGVIAKGTMLFMTSQVRKDKKMEYCNKDLGRDKSFVVRLPEEERVAWIWALLIAYALPEIGALIRSARICFFKTFKVPKTGHFLFVWLMESLSAVGMALLMFVVLPQIDAIQGAMLTNCLCVVPGIFGLLSRTSKEGKRFVKVIIDLAAVAAQVTGLVIWPLLENRRELWVIPVACVMISCGWWENYVSPQSPLGLVRALGRIKEEMKYTRYFCHIFLSIWKILLFFTVTLLIYWAQGEEPGNLFAMYGDAFGPHKIIVYELPAGLGGVLPDTLESANIDTVDVDAAYNTVVYVLLLQIFGAYLCYIFGKFACKILIQGFSYAFPVSLTVPLSVTFLIAACGIRIDDPCFFHDTIPDYLFFTSPSNFRFNNFVTEQMAWAWILWLLSQTWIALHIWTPKCERLATTEKLFVQPMYSSLLIDQSMALNRRRDDQADVKTEDLSEIEKEKGDEYYETISVHTDRSSAPNKPSIKSSDNITRIYSCATMWHETKDEMIEFLKSIMRMDEDQCARRVAQKYLRVLDPDYYEFETHIFFDDAFEISDHSDDDIQCNRFVKLLIATMDEAASEIHQTTIRLRPPKKYPTPYGGRLVWTLPGKTKFITHLKDKDRIRHRKRWSQVMYMYYLLGHRLMELPISVDRKDAIAENTYLLTLDGDIDFKPNAVTLLVDLMKKNKNLGAACGRIHPVGSGPMVWYQLFEYAIGHWLQKATEHMIGCVLCSPGCFSLFRGKALMDDNVMKKYTTRSDEARHYVQYDQGEDRWLCTLLLQRGYRVEYSAASDAYTHCPEGFNEFYNQRRRWVPSTIANIMDLLADAKRTIKINDNISLLYIFYQMMLMGGTILGPGTIFLMLVGAFVAAFRIDNWTSFHYNIVPILAFMFICFTCKSNIQLFVAQVLSTAYALIMMAVIVGTALQLGEDGIGSPSAIFLISMVGSFFIAACLHPQEFWCITCGLIYLLSIPSMYLLLILYSIINLNVVSWGTREVVAKKTKKELEAEKKAAEEAKKRVKQKSMLSFLQSGIGDNGDEEGSVEFSLAGLFRCIFCTHGKTSDEKQQLTSIAESLDTIKHRMDTIESAVDPHGHHASRHGRRRTTSSGSKDHHLLTSVAEKSGDESDESDSDTSAEPKQERDFLTNPYWIEDPDVRKGEVDFLSSTEIQFWKDLIDQYLYPIDNDPVEQARIAKDLKELRDSSVFAFFMINALFVLIVFLLQLNKDNIHVKWPFGVRTNITYDESTQEVHISKEYLQLEPIGLVFVFFFALILIIQFTAMLFHRFGTISHILASTELNFCKKKSEDLTQDQLIDKHAVEIVKNLQRLQGIDGDYDNDSGSGPDRIARRKTIQNLEKARQPRRQIGTLDVAFKKRFLKLTADAENNPATPILTRRLTMRAETIRALEVRKNSVMAERRKSAMQTLGAKNEYGITTGAPINNNGALPNQRSGRVSNAGISIKDVFNVNGGAAEIYGSNGGGTINQGYEHVIDEDADGNSLRLTTRNPHPHPHHQVSWGQNTNGGGGNGTGRL